Proteins found in one Aethina tumida isolate Nest 87 chromosome 1, icAetTumi1.1, whole genome shotgun sequence genomic segment:
- the LOC109598960 gene encoding holotricin-3 yields MKFFVFVVFFALVAAAFANQYGHGGQQHHGGNPHGAQGQHGGQHGIGGGQHGGQHGSQHGIGGGQHGGQHGGQHGGYGGHH; encoded by the exons atgaaattcttc GTCTTCGTTGTGTTTTTCGCTTTGGTAGCGGCAGCTTTCGCTAACCAATACGGGCACGGTGGCCAACAACACCACGGTGGTAACCCACACGGTGCCCAAG gaCAACACGGTGGTCAACATGGAATTGGTGGAGGCCAACATGGTGGTCAACATGGTAGTCAACATGGAATTGGTGGAGGCCAACATGGTGGTCAACATGGTGGACAGCATGGTGGATATGGAGGTCATCATTAG